The following proteins are co-located in the Streptomyces asiaticus genome:
- the secD gene encoding protein translocase subunit SecD: MRALLALAVIAGSLAIALTTPVRLGLDLRGGTQLMLETRSTPTTEADAAATDRTVEVLRGRIDALGVAEPTLVRSGDHRILVELPGVSDPKKAADVLGRTAQLTVHAVLGPAGTGDGATSPPADPAEERVLPDDSGQPLRLRAAELTGRDVEGADARFDQQGGAGWHVTVDFSKTGQDRWRQVTARAACHPAGDPQRRIAIVLDNKIISSPQVDPSVPCGTGIPGGTTQITGSFDDTEARELALLISGGALPVPVETVEQRTVGATLGDAAIEAAAWAAVIGTALTALFIIAAYRLLGLLATVALACYGLISYAALAALGATLTLPGLAGFVLAIGMAVDANVLVFERAREEYAARSRPSPRSALTAGFRGALSAIADSNITTLIAAGLMFAFASGPVRGFGITLAIGVLASMVSALVISRVLAEYAAGRPAVRRRPRITGIASTGWVRDRLLRRDPFLMRRPRRWLAASAALAVVAASGILVRGLDFGIEFTGGRLIEYATSAPVDPDRARTALTDAGFPRAVVQSSGDTGLTVRAENLTNTDEATVTETIGALGGETRKIRDELIGPSMGDELRRNALIALSLALGAQLLYLAVRFRWFFGTAAVAALAHDVVILIGAFAWLGKPIDGVFLAALLTVIGYSVNDSVVLFDRVRELLGRDRATPLPRLTNQAILQTLPRTVNTGMGAAFILTALAVLADDTLADFALALLIGLAVGTYSSVFTAASLTIELHPHRKPLDRATVTNGPSGRPG, encoded by the coding sequence GTGCGGGCGCTGCTCGCCCTCGCCGTGATCGCCGGATCGCTGGCCATCGCCCTCACCACGCCGGTCCGCCTCGGACTCGATCTGCGCGGCGGCACCCAGCTCATGCTGGAAACCCGCTCCACCCCCACCACCGAAGCCGACGCCGCGGCCACCGACCGCACCGTGGAGGTGCTGCGCGGCCGCATCGACGCGCTCGGCGTCGCCGAACCGACCCTCGTCCGCTCCGGCGACCACCGCATCCTCGTCGAGCTGCCCGGCGTGTCTGACCCGAAGAAGGCCGCCGATGTGCTGGGCCGCACCGCGCAGCTCACCGTCCACGCGGTCCTCGGCCCCGCCGGGACCGGTGACGGCGCCACCTCCCCGCCGGCCGATCCGGCCGAGGAGCGCGTGCTGCCGGACGATTCCGGACAGCCCCTGCGGCTGCGGGCCGCCGAGCTGACCGGACGGGACGTCGAAGGCGCCGACGCCCGCTTCGACCAGCAGGGCGGTGCCGGCTGGCATGTCACGGTCGACTTCTCCAAGACCGGTCAGGACCGATGGCGGCAGGTCACCGCGCGGGCCGCCTGTCACCCGGCCGGCGACCCGCAGCGGCGGATCGCCATCGTCCTCGACAACAAGATCATCTCCTCGCCGCAGGTCGACCCCTCCGTACCGTGCGGGACCGGCATCCCGGGCGGCACCACCCAGATCACCGGCTCCTTCGACGACACCGAAGCCCGCGAACTGGCCCTGCTGATCTCCGGCGGCGCCCTGCCCGTACCGGTCGAGACCGTCGAACAGCGCACCGTCGGCGCGACGCTCGGCGACGCGGCGATCGAGGCCGCGGCCTGGGCCGCCGTCATCGGCACCGCGCTGACCGCGCTGTTCATCATCGCCGCCTACCGGCTCCTGGGCCTGCTCGCGACCGTGGCCCTGGCCTGCTACGGCCTCATCTCCTACGCCGCCCTGGCCGCGCTCGGCGCCACATTGACCCTGCCGGGCCTCGCCGGGTTCGTCCTGGCGATCGGTATGGCCGTGGACGCCAACGTCCTGGTCTTCGAACGGGCCCGCGAGGAGTACGCGGCCCGCAGCCGCCCAAGCCCCCGCTCGGCGCTGACGGCCGGGTTCCGCGGTGCCCTCAGCGCGATCGCCGACTCCAACATCACGACGCTGATCGCCGCGGGCCTCATGTTCGCCTTCGCCTCCGGCCCGGTACGCGGCTTCGGCATCACCCTCGCCATCGGCGTCCTCGCCTCGATGGTCAGCGCCCTGGTGATCAGCCGGGTGCTCGCCGAGTACGCGGCGGGCCGCCCCGCGGTCCGCCGTCGGCCCCGTATCACCGGCATCGCGAGCACCGGCTGGGTCCGCGACCGGCTGCTGCGCCGCGACCCGTTCCTGATGCGCCGTCCGCGCCGCTGGCTGGCCGCCTCCGCCGCGCTCGCCGTCGTGGCCGCGTCGGGCATCCTCGTCCGCGGCCTGGACTTCGGCATCGAGTTCACCGGCGGCCGGCTGATCGAGTACGCCACCAGCGCCCCCGTCGACCCCGACCGGGCCCGTACCGCCCTCACCGACGCCGGGTTCCCCCGCGCGGTCGTGCAGTCCTCCGGCGACACCGGGCTCACCGTGCGCGCCGAGAACCTGACCAACACCGACGAGGCCACCGTCACCGAAACCATCGGCGCACTCGGCGGCGAGACGAGGAAGATCCGCGACGAGCTGATCGGCCCCAGCATGGGCGACGAGCTCCGCCGCAACGCCCTCATCGCGCTCTCCCTCGCACTCGGCGCCCAACTGCTGTATCTCGCAGTCCGCTTCCGCTGGTTCTTCGGGACGGCGGCCGTCGCCGCGCTCGCCCACGACGTGGTGATCCTCATCGGTGCCTTCGCCTGGCTCGGCAAGCCCATCGACGGGGTCTTCCTGGCCGCCCTGCTGACCGTCATCGGCTACTCGGTCAACGACTCCGTCGTCCTCTTCGACCGCGTCCGCGAACTGCTCGGCCGCGACCGCGCCACACCGCTTCCCCGCCTGACGAACCAGGCGATCCTCCAGACCCTGCCCCGTACCGTCAACACCGGCATGGGTGCGGCATTCATCCTCACCGCCCTCGCCGTCCTCGCCGACGACACCCTCGCCGACTTCGCCCTCGCCCTGCTCATCGGCCTGGCGGTCGGCACCTACTCCTCCGTCTTCACCGCCGCCTCACTCACCATCGAGCTTCACCCGCACCGCAAGCCCCTCGACAGGGCCACCGTCACGAACGGGCCTTCAGGCCGTCCAGGGTGA
- a CDS encoding TetR/AcrR family transcriptional regulator, which translates to MTGSAPRPLRADARRNRDKILTAAVRMFAEEGLDAHLERIAKEAGVGSATLYRNFATREALIEAVYRNEVAQLCDAVPDLLAEQPPYEALRAWTRLFLDYVTAKFGMADALRAIAATGNNPYGHSRDMIQAAITTLLDACTAAGAIRTDISPTDMGAALEGIALTSAEPEHRERAERLLDLTLDGLKARS; encoded by the coding sequence ATGACCGGCAGTGCACCACGCCCGTTGCGAGCTGACGCACGGCGCAACAGAGACAAGATCCTCACGGCCGCGGTGCGCATGTTCGCCGAGGAGGGGCTGGACGCGCACCTGGAGCGCATCGCCAAGGAGGCGGGCGTGGGCAGCGCGACGCTGTACCGGAACTTCGCCACCCGCGAGGCCCTGATCGAGGCGGTCTACCGCAACGAGGTGGCCCAGCTGTGCGACGCCGTCCCCGATCTGCTCGCCGAGCAGCCGCCCTACGAGGCCCTGCGCGCCTGGACACGTCTCTTCCTGGACTACGTCACCGCGAAATTCGGCATGGCCGACGCCCTGCGCGCCATCGCCGCCACGGGAAACAACCCCTACGGCCACAGCCGGGACATGATCCAGGCCGCCATCACCACCCTGCTGGACGCCTGCACAGCCGCCGGGGCGATTCGCACCGACATCAGCCCCACCGACATGGGCGCCGCCCTCGAAGGCATCGCCCTCACTTCGGCCGAACCGGAACACCGGGAACGGGCCGAGCGCCTGCTCGACCTCACCCTGGACGGCCTGAAGGCCCGTTCGTGA
- a CDS encoding SDR family oxidoreductase codes for MSGIEGKVVAITGASSGIGAATAAYLAEKGARLVLGARREDRLHAVVDQITARGGSAVGAVIDVTRREDLERLTDVAVDRFGRLDVLVSNAGTMAVSPFDELRQDDWDAMVATHITGLLNGIGAALPVFRRQRSGQFVNIASTAAYVVKSPQAVYAATKTAVKVLTEGLRQESGPDLRVTLVSPGFTNTEGVGKGASPEAAAAAARQRDEIAIPPSAIASAIGYAIEQPAGIDISEVVVRPTVQA; via the coding sequence ATGTCAGGCATCGAAGGCAAGGTCGTGGCGATCACGGGTGCCAGCAGCGGCATCGGGGCGGCGACGGCGGCCTACCTGGCCGAGAAGGGTGCCCGGCTCGTGCTCGGGGCCCGGCGGGAGGATCGGCTGCACGCGGTAGTGGACCAGATCACGGCGCGGGGTGGCTCGGCCGTCGGGGCCGTCATCGACGTGACGCGCCGCGAGGACCTCGAGCGGCTGACGGATGTGGCGGTCGACCGGTTCGGCCGGCTCGATGTCCTGGTCTCCAACGCCGGCACGATGGCGGTGTCGCCGTTCGACGAACTGCGCCAGGACGACTGGGACGCGATGGTCGCGACGCACATCACCGGCCTGCTGAACGGTATCGGGGCGGCACTTCCCGTCTTCCGGCGGCAGCGCTCCGGCCAGTTCGTCAACATCGCCTCCACCGCGGCCTATGTCGTGAAATCCCCGCAGGCCGTCTACGCCGCCACCAAGACGGCGGTGAAGGTGCTGACCGAGGGGCTGCGGCAGGAGTCGGGACCCGATCTGCGCGTCACCCTCGTCTCACCCGGATTCACCAATACCGAGGGCGTGGGCAAGGGGGCGAGTCCCGAGGCAGCGGCGGCGGCAGCCCGGCAGCGCGACGAGATCGCCATCCCGCCCTCCGCCATCGCGTCCGCGATCGGTTACGCGATCGAGCAGCCCGCCGGCATCGACATCAGCGAGGTCGTCGTCCGGCCCACCGTGCAAGCCTGA
- the pdxA gene encoding 4-hydroxythreonine-4-phosphate dehydrogenase PdxA, which produces MPTPLPLIAVTMGDGAGIGPEVVVAALLDDAVLPRCRPVVIGDARRLREAARVLGLDCEIATVDHPRDAEFTPGRVNVLDLGLLPADLPWGKLSTVAGGAAYAYIERAAELAVAGEVHAICTAPLNKEALHAAGHLYPGHTELLAHLTGTEEVSMMLSTEKVKVIHVTTHIGLIDAVHRIEPGLVERTVRRGHEAMVRAGTPNPVIGVCGINPHAGENGLFGYGEEAEKIAPALEKLRADGVDARGPLPADTAFFLASRGDYDLIVAMYHDQGHGPVKVLGIEAGVNLTVGLPVIRTSVDHGTAFDIAGTGTAEAGSMVEALRQAAEMATVPVTPAA; this is translated from the coding sequence ATGCCCACCCCCCTCCCCCTCATCGCCGTCACCATGGGCGACGGTGCCGGTATCGGCCCCGAGGTCGTCGTCGCGGCCCTGCTCGACGACGCCGTCCTGCCCCGCTGCCGCCCCGTCGTCATCGGTGACGCCCGGCGGCTGCGCGAGGCAGCCCGCGTCCTCGGCCTGGACTGCGAGATCGCCACCGTCGACCACCCGCGCGACGCGGAGTTCACACCCGGCCGCGTCAACGTGCTCGACCTCGGCCTGCTCCCCGCCGATCTGCCCTGGGGCAAGCTGTCGACGGTCGCGGGGGGCGCCGCGTACGCCTACATCGAGCGCGCCGCCGAGCTCGCAGTGGCCGGCGAGGTGCACGCCATCTGCACCGCACCGCTCAACAAGGAGGCCCTGCACGCCGCGGGCCATCTCTACCCCGGCCACACCGAACTCCTCGCCCATCTGACCGGGACCGAGGAGGTCTCGATGATGCTCTCCACCGAGAAGGTGAAGGTCATCCACGTCACCACGCACATCGGCCTGATCGACGCCGTCCACCGCATCGAGCCCGGCCTCGTCGAGCGCACCGTGCGCCGCGGCCACGAGGCGATGGTCCGCGCCGGCACCCCGAACCCCGTGATCGGCGTCTGCGGCATCAACCCGCACGCGGGCGAGAACGGCCTGTTCGGCTACGGCGAGGAGGCCGAGAAGATCGCCCCGGCCCTGGAGAAGCTGCGCGCCGACGGCGTCGACGCCCGGGGTCCGCTCCCCGCCGACACCGCCTTCTTCCTCGCCTCACGCGGCGACTACGACCTGATCGTGGCGATGTACCACGACCAGGGCCACGGCCCGGTCAAGGTCCTGGGCATCGAGGCGGGTGTCAACCTCACCGTGGGCCTGCCCGTCATCCGCACCTCCGTCGACCACGGCACCGCCTTCGACATCGCCGGAACGGGCACGGCGGAGGCGGGCAGCATGGTCGAGGCGCTGCGCCAGGCGGCCGAGATGGCCACGGTGCCGGTCACCCCGGCAGCCTGA